The sequence TGGCAAGTCGTTGCTTATGAATCCACGGGGGAAGATTACTGACTGAAAGATTGATCCATGTTGGTTGTGTCCTGCATGTAAGCCCTAAAAGAAGCAGCAGACATATTTTAGTAAGATTTTCATATGTCAAGGTTGCATATGGAGCATCCACATTCTGCATTTGGATTTCTTAAAATGGGGCCAACGTCACTAACCCCTCTGACAAAGTAATAAGTGCTTATAATAACACCCGCCTATTTATTGATTTAACTTCACAGATGTCAAGTTTTTAAGCTAGATTAGTGGGGGACTTCAACACATCATTAGTTCATCACCATTACCCTCTTTTTAAAATGAGATTTATAACTTCACGCGGCTTCTGAAAATGGATTAACTTTTACTCTTGTGCTTTCATTACTAAATAACATTATCTTTTAGAAAATAGAAAAGGAATCGCTGAAAAATCGATTAATCTTTTTGCTTTTTGGTTCACTGATATATACAGTAACAGGAGTAACTTGTAAAATTTCAAATGAAATTCAGGGTTCAGATTTTTTGTCGCACCAAACAGGCCCAGGCCCACATAATCACGGGGAAGCATAAAAAAGGCTACGAGAAAAACGTGGTGTAGGGTAACGTTACGGAAAAATCTAATTAATCATACTTTTTGTTCTCTAAGAGAAAGAAGGAACTTACGGTTCCAGCTGATGGAATATCTGAACcattcttcataatcatcatccatGGCTTCTGAATCGATCTGAATTAAGAAGATGAGCttgatttcaaaaaaataaatagaaaaaaaaaaatcaaaatcgaatTCCTTACAAACCTGGAAAAATCGGAGAGAAatgatggaacttcatcaatcaaGCTTAGCATAGTCAATGATAGGAAAATCACGAATCCTCCCAAATGCCTGAGAATTGAATTAAATTCTTAATTAAGCAGAGAAATCCGAAGCAAATAACGGATGTAATTTGATTCTAAGTTTGATAAAACTCACGTCCAGATGTTTAGGGTTTCATTGTGCAAAGAGAAAACACTGAAGAAAGTATCTTTTAATGACCATTCGCATCTATAATGATCTAATATAAACTCATTGTCCTTCATATAATTTGGTAATTCTTCAAATTTCAGTAATCTTCTTTGATAATTTTTCTCCACTTTCTCATGATTattgttcttcttcttgagcaTAATCTCTTCtcttacttcttctttttctgatgATGATTTCTCGTGCTCACTTTTtcgattgatgattttttttctattaattattttccCGGCCATAATTTCCGGTGATCTACCGGAAATTAGCCGGTATCTCTTTTGAGTTCCGCAATTCAGCAAATGATTTCTACAATCATACACCTCTCTGGATTTTAAAGTCGAGTCGAGTGAGAGAAAGCGTGAAATTTTGAAAGGGGGAGAGTTTAGACTTTAGAGAGAGGGAGGGGGTTGAGATTCTCGTCGTTGGCCCAAATAACCAAACAATTGCTGACTTGTACTTTCGGATTTTGAGGTACTCACCGGTGGGTAAGAGCTTATCCAACGGTGGTTGTACGTATTTTCtatgtggcaacacaaacaagacacTTTTATTTCAAATTTTCTTTAAGTTTAAGTGAAAAAAGTTATTCGTCTCCtaatggtgttgtttgtgatcattttcttattaaatgtaaattttatgtttggtaattttaaaattattagatctaaaaatgattttttattgtattagaattaattttagtaaataaaatatatttttaatttaaaaaaactgACTAGGATAGTAGACAATGTCAAGAGGAATGTGGGAAACTAGACGTTCCTCTTAATATTTTCTACCTAAAGTCATGCATACATTGATTTATGACATCCgggttggagaatgattttagagaaaattgaTATGTATCCTAGATGGAtttgacatttatctccacatacatgccattggagaagctctaaagtCTGTTGAACGCCGCTTTAGTTGCATGCGTTTTAAACAATCTcaagatttctttttttttgaactttttgataccgaaaaaattaaaaaatcaatttacCATCTATAATCAAAGAAAAAATTATGATTAACAGGTGAACTGTTGGTTTCTCTGGTCACCTATTGCATATAGTTACCCTCTTCAATAATTCCTCAGCTATGCCTGCTGTCTAACCCTTGAAAACTTCCTATAATCTCATTCGTATGGTCGGAGCTGTTAAAGTCGTGGATGATGAATATTTTTCCGTGTTTTATCGATGTGTGTACAGGCTAAGAAATACTCCGCGGTCCCAGCTATTGCTAGCTGATTAGGAGTGATATGGTAGCTTGGTCGGATTGACCGATGTCTTCCGACTTCTGAGGCATAAGCAGCAACCACAAATGCAGCTAACTATTTAGCATTGTGGACAATCAGATAGCCGTGAAGAAAGAAGTTAAACCAAGACAACTCAGATTGGTCGGGTCCAGCTCGAATGGAATGTGTAGCTAGCTAGGTGAAAAGCAGTTTGGTGTTATAAAATCCAAAAAAGGGTACAAAGTAGAAATATCCGCCAGTAGTACCCAGAGATAACTCGGCAACTGGCCATTGCTTTCCCTACTTTTTGTGAGAGGAAAAAAATGTGGAATCCTAACAAAATTGAAATTTTAGGTTGTGACCTGTACAGTAGATAGGGCAGCCAGACAGATGGTGCTCAAACGTATGTACAACGAACAAATGAAGGTCGTTCCTCTAAACAAGAATTAATTGGACAAACACTGAATGAGGGGAAACAGTTATGCTTGAATAATGCAGTATAAGAAAGGTAAACTGCAGGAGATAACAACTATCGCCTGTATGCACTACTAATAAAGAGCGACTTCACTTTCCATCATATATATGAAACCATCCTGCAATTAAGAGGGAAGGAGTACTTGAGGAAGGACAAGTGAAACCCTTTTTCAACAATTTTCCAGCCATTCCCTACTGCGCAAACCTTCAAAACTTTGTAACAACTTATACccaactttgtaacaattttccAGTCATTAACCATGGAAATTTGGTGTCTTTTACCAACTTGCCGAAGGCCACAAGAATGAAATTGTTGGCCTATGTTGCCACATATGATTGAAATGGGCAGATTGTTCCAGTCATCAAACGTGTACCGAAAAAAGCAGAAACTGCCAATGCACTTTACAAACATAATTGATAACGGCCATAAGTTTCTGAAACTTGGATCTGAATTAATCATCGTTAGAGAATATTTGAATTAATCATCAATCCATGACAGTGACCATCACACAGTCTAGAGAACAATTTAAATTGACCATTATTCTATAAATTAAAGCAACATTTGTTCGAGGGATCTATATATCAGAAGACGTTCAATCTTCTATAATGAGAAATAGTGGTTTGAAAGTGAGTTCTTAATATTTTGATACCTAAACTCGGAGTTCTATTGGTATCAAGTATAAAAAGAATCAAGGGCACAAACAAAGAATTTGAAACGGAAATAGGTAAATTCAAGATTCTGCGAAAGACATGTAATCTTCAAAATAAGTAAGCGCAATCTGCAAATCGTTGTGCTTTTCTAACAAGCTTGTATGACCAATATACATGAGAAAATCCATATTCCAGCATCACGAAAATGTTTAATTAATGGCACCTCCAGAAAGGAAAGGGGGGTCTATATATGTACCTTACACACAGTAACATAAAGTAGCTGAGAAGGCTCTGAAGAGGCTACTTTTTCGGTTATCTTCAATGTTCCCTCTTTTTCAATTTGGGTGAACTAATGCTGAAAAAAGCAACTTATTGATATCATCCGAGTCAGACTCAAGCATATCATCCCCTGCCAGCATGAAACATATAAAATCTCCTCAGATTTCTAAGAAATAATATATCAGAGTATAATGGACCATTAGCATGTATCTCTTCAGAGGCCTTGGACTCTAAATTAAACCCGCAGCAGAGAATCATCTCGTTGACAGTGTGACCCATTTCTTTCCCCTGATCATGGTCAGGCTTTGTTCAGTTAGTATGACAAAGATCATGGGCCAACGTAAAACTCTACATGTTAGACGGGTGAGTGAAACCATGATCACATAATATCCAGTATCCTACATGTAGGTGTGATATGATCACAATCAAACTAAGGTGGGTGACTGTTTAACATCCATGCCTACATGAAGAATTACTCCCACATCTTACGAGTAGGTGCACAGAACCAGCCTTGCATCCAGGGATGGAAAACTCATACTAGAGCATGTCCACCACTTTCCACCCACAGGAAACGTCCATCAATATGTACTAAAACAAGGAGATGAAGTGTTTACCTGTCTCTGAACTTAGTTGAGCTGTCCACTCGGCAATGATCTGCATACAATTGAAAGCAAAGTTCAAGTGAGGGCGACAAAAACCTGTAAATGTTGGACCATGAACATTTCATTATGTTCCGACGGTACTGGTACATATGTTAGTGCCGGACACGGTTAGTCAAAATTGCTGAAACACCGACATGGAAGTACACTACATGTTCATTTTTTCAGCACTAGGGGCACTATTTTTAATTCTTAATATGTTCTACGAGTTCAGAACTGTTGCATATTCATAAAAGACACTAATGTACTACTATTTCATATGCGCAAGATATACACACGGATTAATAGAGTTGCGTGCAACTACTAGCCGAAGTGTCCGTGAACTCTGCAAATGGTGTTCATGTGTCTTGACACACAAAATCCAGAAGTGGAGTTTCATTTTTTAATAGAATGAAATAGGtagtaaaagaaaacaagaacatTTAAGATGTAGCAAGATCATATGGTGCAAAACTTTTGAAAGTTAATAACAAGGCAATCATTCCTGCCTTGATATTAGTTCTCCTCGCTTTCAATTCACTGTTGGTTGCTTGCTGGCAAATGACACAACATCTATAGGTGCCACTTGGAAAATGCGACCCCCTCCATTGtgttgttatcttgtgcatccatgcacaagataaggGTCAATCATTGGCATCAAAAAGTGTAAAAAACTATAAAATATAAGAGAGAGAATGCTTCTTTGCATTTGGGAATGCAAATATTCATGAATTTTTGAACTTCTTTCTCCACAAATGCATTCTCCAATGCAAAGAAACATTCTCTCTCTtatgttttataattttttacATTTTTCGATGCCAATGATTGGCccttatcttgtgcatggatgcacaagataacaaaacccatttttaattttgaaagtaagcatcaattaaaagataaaattgaagagTAAAACTAAACTTAATGAAACAACAGAAACAaaaattgcttcaaaaaaaaaaaaacagaagcaaAAATtctaaatggacaaaaatgcACTTAAGAATCCTCTTGCAAAAATCTATTTCACATGTTTCTCACATCATGCATAAAAAGACACACAACTTCAAACTGTACAaacaatataaattgacaaatcAAAATCTTACGCAAATACCTGGTTTAAATTAGTGTATGCCGGATCATCCGAATCATTAGTAGGAGGAATCCCAGATGATGCTTGCATCCGTTGAACTAGACTCCTATTACTGACCAGACTCATCCTGGCCTTGTCTATCAAATCCTGCAAgacaaaaaaacaaacagaatTGGGATAAAGAGAGAGTCCAtgtgtagcaatctgactctcaTTCTGTTACGCATATTAATATGTCCCTCAATTTCTCATATTAATATGTCCCTCAATTTCTTGTTCTATGTAATATGCAAAATCACAACACTATCGCCAAGAACGATAAGTTGGACTTGACTAAACCAGAAATTATTTACCCTTACCTGATTCCACTTCCAATAATAAACATTAATCTACACCACAACAACAATTTGGTATACTCAAGTACCTCAAACATCAGCGACAGCACTATACAATATAGAGAACCATAACCCTAGCATGTTAGCAACGAACGGCAATCAGGGAGCAGCATAGTGATCTAAGAAATTAACGGCAATCAAAACCCAATTTAACCCTTTCCTATCTAGACCAACAATCCTACCCATCTAAATCAACCATATCAACGATTAAGGGACTCAAATAACAAGTTGTCCAAAATCATATATGAGTAAGTTTTGGGGATAGGATACCTGCTTGGCAGATAAGAGTTCTCTGCACTGGTCTTTCAAAGATGAAAGATCTTCCTGGATTTTCTTGATCCGGGTAACTAACTTCAGTGGATTTGCCTACAGAattaaaaacaaatttttttatttttttttttaaaaacgaaTTCAAAATACGTGATGACAAATTAAAAcattaaaaccctaattacaaaatcagaagaagaagaagaaatagtaGAAAGAGGGGAAATGAAATTACATTGTCAGGGTAAGTTTGTTGGAATTCCCTCTCCAGCTTGTTATAAACAGTAGTAAGATCATTATTAGATTTGCTGAGCAGATTAACTAAACCATCCATTGATGGATGATTCTGTTGTTGTTGGCGTTGATGATGCCCCATTTTGTTGTTATCAGTTGCGCAAAATTGAAATTTCAGGAGGGAAAATATCTTCTTATGAGCTCGTCGTGCTCATACAGTGGAACTATCAGTACTTTTTTCTTTAAGCTGCCTCCTAATTATGGATGTTTGTACCCTACTCAAAATAGCATACGTGCAAATCACACATGGTTTAAAATGGAAGTCTAAATCCGGTTTATTATGAAAACCGGTCGGTTTATTATAGAAATCGATGGGTTTGTTATGAAAACTCATAGGGTTTATTATGGAAGCGTgaatttggtttattatggaaacccgtttggcttattatggaagcctgaaTTCGATTTATTGTAGAAACCAGCTTAGCTTATTATTGAAGTCCAAAGGTCCATGGGTAATAAGATCTTAATAAAAGAGGTTAAGATTCTTATGGAATAATTGTTGTAgataattattaaatattatttaagataattgCAAGATCCTAGCAGAAGGAGGATAATTATCTTAAGTAGTTATCATAATTAttcaagataacaattatttaagATAAATATGGATTATGATAAGTATTAGAGGGAATAACAAATCttatcatgaatctggttgttatttgggatttATACAGATGGGGAAAGTTATTTGGATAACTATTGAAACCCTAAAGCTACATCTCCTTCTGCATATATATAGAGGCTAAATCTCAACTCAAAAGGGAGAGAATGCTATTCTTTTcacacaatacacttgcatagaacatccgctgactttagcatcggagtgtttttgcaggtaccccaccTATTTTCATCAATTCTTTGGATATTCTTCATCAACGACGGCGATTGGATCAACTATAACGtatctcgaagattgttggggtgatcgatttttgcaccaacatcttttggcgccgacCAAGGGGACTACGAAGAAAAGATCGTGCTCCCCAATTGGTAAGAAGTCGTTCTCAAATGATtttcgaaattagggtttcaaaatcatTGTGAACAGAAAGTTGCAGAAGGTTTCACAACCTTTGCAGAAAGTCGCAGAAGATTTCACAACCTTTTCAGAAAGTTATAAGAAGTTCTGAACCTTTCCCGACAGTTGCGGAAAGTTTCACCACGTATCCATAAAGTTGCAGGAGATCCATAGACTTTCTGAACATTTTCAAGAGTTGCAAGATCCGAGAAAGTTGCTAAAAATCCTGCCAA comes from Papaver somniferum cultivar HN1 chromosome 7, ASM357369v1, whole genome shotgun sequence and encodes:
- the LOC113292824 gene encoding uncharacterized protein LOC113292824; this encodes MGHHQRQQQQNHPSMDGLVNLLSKSNNDLTTVYNKLEREFQQTYPDNANPLKLVTRIKKIQEDLSSLKDQCRELLSAKQDLIDKARMSLVSNRSLVQRMQASSGIPPTNDSDDPAYTNLNQIIAEWTAQLSSETGDDMLESDSDDINKLLFSALVHPN